Below is a window of Frigoribacterium sp. SL97 DNA.
ACGTCCTCGCCGCGTGCCTCTCCTCCGGCATGACCGAGCTCGACGCCCTCGAGATCGCTGCCCGCTCCTGCGGCAACGAGGCCGTCGACGCCCACGTGCGCGAGCACATCGTGAAGCAGCGCATCGGTGAAGCCGTCTTCGCCGACGTCGCCCGCACCCCGCTGTTCCCGTGGAACCTCGGACACCGCATCGACATCGCCCCGTCGCCCCGCCAACGCATCGAGATCATGCGCGACCTCGCGAAGACGTTCCACAAGAAGTCGGAGCGACGACTCGCGAGCTTCGTCGACAAGGTCGGCCCCATCTCGGAGCTCTTCGTCCTCAGTGCGGCCGGCGTCGTCATCCTCATGATCGCCCTCCCGGTCGCGACGTTCGCCCCCGCCCTGATGAGCATGACCGGCTGATGTTCTTCGGCAACTACATCCCCGCAACCGCGGTGCTCGTCCTCCTCGCTGGACTCGCCATCTTGGCCATCCTCGACGTACGACGCCGAGAGGTAGACGGCTCCGCCACGGCCATCCTCGGCGCCGCCCTCGCCGTCATCCTCGTCCGAGAGCCCCTGCAGGCGAGCCAGTGGATCTTCGGCTTCGCCTCTGCGGTGGTCGCGTTCGGGTTCTACCTCGAGCGCGGCCGCCGGGGCCGCATGGGCGGCGGCGACGTCAAACTCATCGCCATCCCGGCGTTCGTGCTCGGAGTCATCCATCCGCTCCTCGCCGTCTGGGGCGTGTTCGTCCTCGTCTTCGGCGCACAGATGGCAGTCCGACTCATCCACACCCTCGTCACACGGGCTGACGCGTCGACCGTTCCTGAACCTCTCCCCCACGTTCCGGCCATCTTCGCCGGGACCGCAATCGCCCTTCTCTCGACGGGTGCGCTGGCCCTTCTGTAGCCGATTTCTCCAGTTCTGCCCGAAGTGGTCTGTTTTCGCCGCATGTCT
It encodes the following:
- a CDS encoding prepilin peptidase, which encodes MFFGNYIPATAVLVLLAGLAILAILDVRRREVDGSATAILGAALAVILVREPLQASQWIFGFASAVVAFGFYLERGRRGRMGGGDVKLIAIPAFVLGVIHPLLAVWGVFVLVFGAQMAVRLIHTLVTRADASTVPEPLPHVPAIFAGTAIALLSTGALALL